Below is a window of Candidatus Thiodiazotropha endoloripes DNA.
GGGCCACATACAGGAATACCTGGCCCAAGCTTTGGTGTAGGTTTAGGAGGGTTGTTTGAGTGATTGCTGCAAATCTAATATTTGTCATTGTTTTTGTTCTTGGGTTTATTTATGTGTTGATGGGGTTGGCAGCATACTCACATACTCTTAAAGAAGACAAATCTGCGAAGTCACTGGCAATTTCTCCATGGTGGGCTGTAAATACATCAATATATGATAATTTTGGCCGAAAATTAGCTTGGTATGGAAAGGTTATACTTGCTGTTAATGGTATTTTGTGTGCTATTTGGTTATATATTAAATAATAGGATGACCTAACAAACAATCGGTCAATTGGAGTGGCTTATAGCCCCTTTTTATAGTCTGCGGAAGAAGTTTTTTGTGGTCAATAGCAGCAGGCAGGTCAGTCCTTTCCTGTTTGAATGGTCAGTTCTTAGTAGCAGGGTGGTCATTTGGGTGCAGCACCTGCAAATGCTGATTCCACCTAAACTGAACACATTCGCTGTTTTAATCTGACCACTGAATCCAGAAAAATCTGACCAATTATGGATGGCTGTCCAATTAAATATTAATTCGGTTAATTCGCATTGGTCTTTGAGTGCCTGCTTGGCTATCTCGAATCGATAACTCTGGTTCAGGGAGTCGCTTGACCAGCGGTTTCCTGCCACAAAGTAAGCCCCAAGATGAAAAAGGCTAGTGCCAGGGCGCCACAAACCACTGTCAATACTATTTGCGACCAGCGTCGTTCGGATTCCATGGAAGACTTTCCTGAAAAGAAAGCACCAGCAGCGGTTACCAGAAATCCAAATTCAGTGATGAACAGGGTCGTCAACAGGGGGAGTCCGCGCTCAGCGGGTTCTGTGAAAACCCCCGAGCTGATCAGGACCATGGCCAGGGTCAGGCCGAGTCCAGCCGATATCCAGGGGAAGTTTGCTTTCATTGCGAGTGTCCGTCGATTTCTGAGTGTCTGTCAATACTAACCCAAAAAAGGAAATAATTGACACCCGGAGTTTGCTGGTAAGAAGTGTTAAACCAGAAATTATGGATGGGTGTCCAACTGCACTGCGAGAAAATTTATGGAGCGCAGTAAAGGACCGTCTCTTCGTTATGTATCGTGTAATGACCGATGTGCAGATGATAGAAAGGGTAGGTATCACGTATATAAGTTATCAACTCAAAGATATCATTTGGTTTATGGTATAGAGAAATGGCCAGCTTTGGTTGAAACTTCTGAATAGACTGGGCAGCACCCAGTAGAACGTCCATTTCATAACCTTCCACATCAAGTTTGATGAAATCCACTTTCTCAATCTCTCCGCTGTCAACCAGAGAGTCTATGGTTCGCAAGGGGGCTGTTATGTTGTTGGGGCTGAATCCGGGGGCATAACCGTTGAGGGTAATAGGCTCTGCATCAACATTTTCATTCGACAGGCCATACGGCATGATAATGACGTTTTTTAACGGAAACTGGTTGATATTATATTGAAGGATATCTAGATGGTCTTTGACGGGATCAAAAGCATAGACTTTCCCTTTTTCACCAACAGCATTTGAAAAGACTGCTGCTGAATCGCCCAGACAGGCGCCACCATCAATGACAACATCATCTGCCTCAGGCTTGATCGACACGCCATCCCGATCATAGAAGTACTGTTTTCTTTGCAGATAATAGGAAAGACCGAGGCAATCAATGACGTAGCTTTTATTGTCATAAACAAAATCAAAGTGCTTCAGTTTTCCGAATGCGCCTGTGAACTCGAGCTCACTCTCGGTAGATACTTCAATTTTATGATATTCAGCAATCGATTCCTCATCGAGGAAATCAACCGGTAGTTTTACTGAGAAATGGCTTGCCAGACGATAAGCGATGATGTGAAGGTAGAGGCTCTTCGATTTGTCATCTTCCAATAGTGAGTAAGCATTGGCCAGATTAACTGCATTCTTATAAAACCAATCAAAGTAGACAACTCGCTCATGAGCCATCCACTCCATGGAGCGATCAACACCATCATAGTTAAACCGCTGCGCATCAAAATTATCATAAAAGGTATTGACCTTGATTGCAGTCAGCGTCTCACCGATGATGTCCTGGTAGAAATCATCCGGTGTGGCCGGTAGTTTCTCAAACATAATGAATGCTCTTTTTTACCTCCTGTAATAGGAGAATATGCAGAATAACCGCTATCGCCCCTGTATATCAAGGCTAAAAAACTGCAGCCGGAGTATGTGTAAATTATCGGTCTTTGCGGCCTTATTCTATTAACTATTTGGCTTATTAATTTAGAACTTCTCTTTGATTGTACAAATTGGACGTCTGGTATCCATGCTGGGTTTCATATCAATCAGGCAGAGGTTTTGGTTGTTTTGAAAACAGTCTGTCTGACACCCTGAATACCAACGCCAGCAGAGCCGGCATAAAGGTCAAAGTCACGATCATGGAGAAGAGCAGTCCAAACAGTACGATGGCGCCGAGTCCCCGGTAGAGCTCGGTGCCGGCCCCAGGGTTGAATACCAGTGGTGATAAACCGGCCACCGTGGTGACTGTCGACATAAGGATTGGTCGCAGTCGGATACGCACCGCTTCCGTCACCGCCTCAACGATGTTCATCCCCTTTTTCTTCAGGTTGGAAGCGGTGAGCTCAACGATCAAAATCGGGTTGTTGACCACGGTGCCGATCAATACCAGAAAGCCGAGCATGGTGATCATGTCGAAAGGTTGGTTGATCGGATTGAGACCAAGCTGATCCAGGTTGGCGCCGGCCAGGTTGATCAGATAGAGACCGGCGATACCGCCGCTGATGCCGACCGGCAGGTTGGTCATGATCAGCAGTGGATATCCCCAATGTGAGAAGACTGCCACCATCAGCAGGTAGGCAATCAGTATCGCCACGATAAAATTGCTGAAAAGGGCTTCCCGTGTTGCGCTCAGTTGATCACTTGCACCACTGATCTCCAGGCGGATATCGGCAGGCAGTTCACCGGAGGCTTTCATCCCTTTGAGGATCTCTTCAGTCACTTTCTCCACCCCGGCTTCCAGCGGAATGTCTCTGGGCGGTATGACGCTCAGGGTGATGGTTCGATCACCGTCGACACGGCGGATGGTCTCGGTATTGACGCTCTCCTCAAGCCGGGCGATTGCACTCAGCGGAACGATCTCCCCCCGCGAGGAGTAGAGCATCAGGGATTCGAGATCCTGAGGCTGTTCGATGTTGCCTTGAGTGGAGTAGAGGAACATGTCGATCTGGTCGTCATCCAGGAAGAACTCGTCCACATAGGCGCCGTCCGAATAGGCCCAGATGGCGTATCCCAGATCCTGGGTGTCGATGCCGAGTTCGGCCGCCCGCTCCCAGTCCGGCTGGACTTCGAGCATGGGTTGCCCCATGGTCAGGTTCGAGGGTTCGGGCCGTACCCGTGGGTTTTCAAAGATCTGCTTCGATTTGAGAAAGACCTTCAGCCCGGCATCAAACAGCGACTGGAGTTCCGGGCCGCTGATGTCGATATTGATACTGCGCGTACCACCGAAATTGCCCGAAAAGATCGACCCCTTGGAGGAGAACGATCGCAAGCCGGGCAGTTCGCCGGCCATGGCGCTGGCGATCTCCATAAACTCATCGGTCTGCTGCCGGTCCGCCACGCCGCGAACCGAGAAGACCCGGGTATTGTTGACGAAACTCACCGAGAAGGTCATCGCCGGTATGTCGGTTTCACCCTTCGCGAACTGTTCGGGATTCGCACCCAGTTGCGGTAGAAATTGCTCTTCCACCGAATGATAGTGCTCCTTCATGGTGTCGATGTTATAGCCGGGTGGGGCGAACATGATGGTGAAGACCTTGGCCTCTTCACCTTCCGGCAGGTACTCGGTTTGCGGCGTCAGGTAGTAGAGGATGGCGCCGGCCCCCGCCAGCACGATCACAATAACCGCCAGTGGGCGTACATAGCCCTGCACCAGCCAGTGGATCAGTGATAACACCCAGCGCGATACACTGGCGCCAAGCCTGTCGAGGGATGAGTTCTTGGACTCTTTATGGATCGAGAGGAAGCGACTGCTGGCTGCCGGCACCAGGGTCACCGCCACCAGCATCGACATCAGGATCGAGGCGGCAATCGCGATGGCGATATCGGAGTAGAGTTGCCCGGCCTCTTCGTGGATGAACAGAATCGGCAGAAATACACAGACCGTGGTCAGAGTCGAGGCCAGTACCGCCGGCCAGACCTCGGTGATGCCGTTGAGGGCGGCCTGCAGGCGATTGGTGCCCTTACTCAGATGTCGGTAGATGTTCTCCGCCACCACAATGTTGTTGTCCAGCGTCATGCCGATGGCGAAGGCGACACCGGAGAGTGAGATGACGTTGATGGTGCGTCCGGCGATCAGCAGTCCGAGAAACGCGGCGATGGCGCAGATCGGAATCGCCATGGCGCCGATCAGGGTGCCCGAAACCGAACGCAGAAACAGGAACAGCACCAGCAGGGCGAGAATCGCACCGATCGCCAGATTGTGCTTCACCACCTCGACCGCATCGGTTACGTAGATCACGTCATCGGAGTTCAATACCAGTTCCAGGCCTTTCTCCTGCAGAACACCGGCATTGAGTTCTGCCACCTTCGTCATCATCGCCTGTTTTATCTCGATTACGTTGGTGCCGATCTGTCGGTTCACCGCGAAGGCCAGCTGGGGTTTTCCGGCACCGTAGGCGTAGTGACGGACTTCGGCGAAGCCAAGCTCTGCATGGCCCAGATCTTTCAATCGAACGAAGGTGCCGTCCCGTTCACTGATGACCAATTCATTCAGCTCCTCGACGGACTGGAAGCGGCCGATGGTGCGCAGCAGATATCGTCGTTTGCCGCTGTCCAGATCACCGCCGGAGACATCCCGGTTTCTGGCTCGAATGGCGTTTCTCACATCCAGCAGGCTGATGTTGCGCTCGGCAAGCTTAAGCGGGTCGACATGGATTTTGATCTGGCGTTCCGCACCGCCCCAGAGGCGCACGCTGGAGACACCGGGTACCCGTTCCATCGGGCGTTTGACATACTCTTCCGCCCAGTCGTAGAGAGCGATGACTTCGTCTTCGGAAAAGTTGCCGCTGACCGGTGTCAGACGGAAATACATGAAGGAGTTGGATGAGAACGACTCGGCGCGGATACTCGGCTGACGGACGTTCTCCGGATAGTTATCGACCTGCGACAGGGCGTTGTTGACGTCCAGTAACGCTTCATCGATAGAGACGGTGTAGGGGAACTCCAGTTCGATCCTGGCGTTGCCGGTGGTTGCTGTGGAGATGACCCGCTCCAGTCCCGGGATGCGGGTCAGGTACTGCTCCTGCTCGATGATGATCTCCTTCTCCACATCCTGTGGCGAGGCACCGGGCCAGGTGGTGCTGACCTTGATCAGGCGGGCATCCAGATCGGGAATCATCTGTACCGGTACGCTGAAGATGGCGAGCAGGCCGAACAGGGTCAGGATCAGGATCGCGACAGTGAGAATGACCGGTTTTTCGATGCAGAAGCGAAACATGGTGAGATGCCAACCCCTATTCGGTTTGTCCGATCTTGACGGTTTGTCCAGGGCGTAAGTTCTCGTTGCCCAGCAATACGATGCGATCACCGGCATTCAGGCTGCTCTCAAGGATCTCCACAAGATTGCCCTGGGTGCGCCCGGTGGTCACGCTGATCTGTTTTACCTTGAATGGACTCTCCGTGCCGGTGACACGCCAGACGATCCGGCTGCCATCCGCCTTGAGAACAATCGCGTCTCTTGGCAGCATGATCGAGGCTTGCTGCTCCCCGCTCAGTTCAATGAATATGCGCGCCGACATGCCGGGTGCAATTCGGCTTTTCGGGTTGTCGAGCAGCAACAGAAGGGGAAAGGTACGGGTGCTTCGGTTACCTGCCGCGACCATGGAAGCGACCTTGCCGGTAAACTCCTCCCCGGGTAAGGAATCGAAGCGGATTCGCGCCTTCAGGTCGGGTTCGATGCGTGAGAAGAATCGCTGCGGTATCGATGCCCGTATGCGGATACGATCCAGCGCTACCAGTTTGACCACACCCGATTCTGCCTTTACCCACTGCCCGGTTTCCACGTTCTTCTCGGCAACGATGCCGGAGAAAGGGGCAGTAAGCAGATGCCGGGACAATAGCTCTTCCAGCCGTCTCACCTCCGCACGCTGCTTGGCGATCGATGCCTGGGCAATCTCTTCATCGGCCACAGCCGAGGCCAACTGACTGGCGGCGACCGCCTTGTTGCGGCGCAGTGACTGATACTCGTTTTTCTGGCGCACCGCCTCCCGGTGGCGGGCGATCGCCTCATCGAGCCCGGCCTTTGCCGATACCACCTCCAGTGTGGCGATAACCGAATCGAGGGAGAGAATTTTTTCGCCGGCTTCGACCCGTTCGCCTTCCTCAACGAAGACCTCATTCACCACCCCTGATAATCGGGGTGAGAGGGGTGATTCCTGGAGCGCCTCCGCCGTGCCGGAGAAGGGGATCTCCTCACGCAGGTTCTGCTCCACGACCTCGGTGACGGTAACCAGACTGGGTTTCTTTGGAGGCGCTGCAACCGCATTGGCTATACACAGAAGACCAATGATCAGTACGCTGAGCTTCATCACGCTCAAACCTCCTTTTCGGGTGTGGTGGACGAGTCATTCTGCGGAATCATTGCTGTCCCATTTTTTTGCAATAAGGCGGTTTGGGTTATGCGCATTCCGAAATCATAAGAGTGCAAACAACTTATTGAATCAAAAGGGATAACCAAGCCATGGCTCATAATATACGGTATTTTCACAACGGCTCAAACTGATTTTGAGTGGTGAATTCGAAAGCCTGGGAAAACAATCTCATCGTGGTTGGGTATTTGCCGCAATGTTTCAAGCTGTTGGTAATTCATGGTTATGATGGTGGGACAGCTATCGTAAGAAAGAGTTTGCGGGATATATTAAGGATTTTATGATGAATTCACTGCTGTAATGTTAACTCACCATTAGCCAAGGAGAGGCATAAAAGCCCCTCTCCCTTGATGGGAGAGGGTGTACGCGAAGCGTTTTGCCTGGCAAAAAAGATAAAAACTCATGGATCCTCTATTTTTTCTGCATTGATCCCTTATGAAGAGAGAGGTGCTCAATCTTCCCCTCTCCCCCGGCCCCTCTCCCGCAAGGGGAGAGGGGAGCTACTCTCTCTGTCTGTTTGGTACACTGATGATTGGTGCTTTTTCTAAGCTTCATCTTTTGCTTGGTTATCATTTTTCAAGTTACGGATCTCGATAGGCTAGAGAAGCCAACTGACAGTAACCCGTTAGTATCCGATCGATCAAAGTTAAGGGCACAGCAGTGTTATGAATTACATTGGATGGTATGTATCGATCGGTTTCGGTTACATGGGTTTGAGCAAATGAAATACCGAAATGAAATGGGTATGTTTCGATATACTTTCTTTAGCTCGTTATAACGGCTCCCAGGTTGTTGATCTTTCAGGTTCTGGAAATAGGAGGTTGGGGGGGTTATGATGGCCCTATTGTTGAAATTCGAGGGATCGATCATGGAAAACAGACTTTCTTCAACGCTGCGCCGCCTTTTATTTTTTGGGCTGGTATTCGCATATTCCCCGTTCATCACAGCTGCCGTTCCCTCCAATCAGCCTTCAGTCACCACCTCGGGTGAGCCGGCCGATGCGACCATGTCATGGTCTCTCTCTACGGCAGATACGGATCAATACACCCCGTTATACGATACCGAGGATGCCATTTCGGTTGAGCTGAGCATCAGTGTGGATGCGGCCTCTGTGGGGGCTGAACGTAATCTCTACCTGGTTGTCCGTGCACAGGATAATTGGCATATGCGGGATAGCGAGGGGCGCTGGTTGAACTGGAACGGCCAGGTTGACGCGTTGGTTCCGTTTACCCGCAAGACACTCTCCGAGACCGAGACCGTCGAGGTGCACAGTGGCGGACCCTTGCCGCCGGCGGAGTTTGCCGTCTATGGTGGTTATGAGGCGGAAGATGGTTCTGTTATCTATAATCAAGATCCCTTAACCTTCATCGTCTTCGATACCGACAATCCCACCCTGCATCGCTTTCGGCACAATGTCATGTTGGAAGGCTATCTGTCCGAAGCGATGATCGCAGCCTATGCAACGGATCGTCCGCTGCCCGATACAAGTGTTGATGATTTCAGCCCGGCGCCGATTAGCAACAGCCCAATCTCTTTGACCAATACGCAGGAGCAGGGGGTGGATGAAGCGGATTTGATCAAATCCGATGGCGTCCACTTCTATCGATTTGGTTACTGTGGCTCAAGCACCAATACCTATTTCCGAAGTTGTCTCTTCACTTATGCCATTGAGGAGCAACCCGCCTCAAATCGGTTGTTGAATGAGGTCGGGATACCCGGTGAGAGCACGGTTGAAGGCATCTATCTGCTCAACCAACTCGGTGAAGGGCTCTCCGATATGGTTGTGACCGTAGGCGGGGATACCATCAATGACTATGTGGCCTTTGGCTTCTTGGGGCCGGTCCCGATCTGGGAGGAGCCCAGATACTGGTCGAATGGCACCAGTGAGGTGAACCTGTTTCGGTTGGACTCTGCGGATGCACCCAGCCATGAACGTACATTGAGCTTTGATGGAGCAATGATCTCCAGTCGTGTCATCGGCAATACACTCTATCTGGTTACCCGTTATACCCCCTATATTGACGGTCTGGATCAATACGCCGATTACACAGGACAATTTCAACACAATCGTACTCTGTTAGAGAATGCTACTTTAAGTCAGTTGACTCCGACCTCTACCTTAGGTGATGAACCGGAACCTCTTATCGACACGGAGAGTTGTTATCTGGCACCAAGCGCTACCGTCGGTATGTTGGATCCGACCATCATCAATATCATCGCCGTTCCACTGGCGGATCCTGACAGCTACCAAACCAGCTGTTTCATCGGCACCTCGGAAGTGCTCTATGCCTCACAAGAGGCGATCTATCTGGTTGCTCAGGGTGCCGGTCAGACCTTGCTTGACAACGGTGAATACACGTCAACAAACGAGGTCCACAAACTGGCGCTGGTTGGAGATTCGCAGAGCGGTATGGCTGCCGAATATCGTGGTTCGGCTCAGGTGGTTGGTCATCTGGGTTATGAACCTGAGTACAAGTCCTACCGCATGGGCGAGTATCAGGGTGTATTCCGTATCGCGACATCCCTTGGCTATCTGGGTTCGGTGAATAGCTCCACCAGCGTGACCCTGTTGCGTGAAGTGGCGGATGGCGGTCGACTGGAAGTGGCCGGTAGGCTCGATGGACTGGGGCGGCCGGGAGAAGTACTCTACGCCAGCCGCTTCATTGGTAACCGGGGCTACCTGATTACGTTCAAAAAAGTTGATCCCCTCTATGTACTGGATCTCTCCGATCCGGAGAATCCCGTATCATTAGGCGAATTGGAGGTGTCGGGTTACTCGGAATATCTCCATCCCGTGGGGGAGAACTATCTTCTCGGTATCGGTAAGGAGGCTGTTGATGCGGTGGACTCGGGTGACCGGGGTGGATTGGGCTTTGCCTGGTACCAGGGGGTGAAGGTCTCCCTGTTCGATGTCTCTGATCCCACCATGCCAACAGAAGTCAACTCACTTATATTGGGCGGAAGAGGAACCCACGCAACGATCCTGAACCAGCCTCACGGATTTGCATCACTGCCCCAGACAGATACGCTGCCGATGCGCTTTTCCATCCCGGTGGATCTGTATGATGAGCCTCCTACCTCAAGTAATCCGCCACCCTATGTCAGCTGGGGATGGACCCATACCGGTCTCTACACTTTCGATATCCAGTTGGGTGATACCCCTGGTGTCGAGCTCGTAGACAGGTTCGTGGTTAGAGATAGTGGTTTGAGTGGTTACTCACATGGTGTTTGGAATGACAGGTCTGTCATCCTGGGGGATAGTGTTCACTATCTGCATGGGGGTTCCCTCTATTCATCGAATCTGCCGGCGCGGGAGTAACAGATCCAACCACCGTGCTTCACTGTTGCACACGGAGGTGCAGCGAGTTCAAGGCGCATTGGCGGATCTATCGGATACCCATCCCAATCCAAGGGCAGAGTGCGATCAATCAGTTTTCTCAGGATCAATAACAGACTCCGGTGGGATTTGTTTAAACTGAGCTGGATGCAATTTCTGCCCTGTAAGTCTGCAAAAGATGACTTTAGTAATTGAATTGCCAATCAATCTCTCTCCTTCCGCTTCAGAAGTGGTTCCAGCAGATCCATTGGCAGAGGAAAGACCAGTGTGTGGCTCTTGTCACCAGCCACCTCGGTGAGGGTCTCCAGGTATCTGAGCTGAATCGCCTGAGGTTGTTCGGAGAGGATTCTTGCCGCCTCGACCAGTTTCTCAGCCGCCTGCTGTTCGCCTTGCGCATGGATCACCTTGGCACGTCTGGCCCGTTCCGCCTCGGCCTGCCGGGCGATTGCACGAATCATGCTGTCATCCAGATCGACATGCTTGATCTCCACATTGGAGACCTTGATTCCCCAGGTGTCGGTCTGTTGATCGAGGATATTCCTTACGTCGTTGTTGAGCCGTTCACGCTCTGCCAGCATCTCATCCAACTCGTGCTGGCCAAGTACGGAGCGCAGGGTAGTCTGGGCAAGCTGACTGGTAGCTGCCATATAGTCCTCAACCTGGATGATGGCCCGCTCCGGATCGAGTACGCGGAAGTAGACCACCGCATTGACCTTGACCGAGACATTATCCCGGGAGATCACATCCTGGGAGGGTACGTCCAAGACGATGGTTCTCAGGTCGACCCTGACGAACTGCTGAATGACCGGAATGATGATGATCAAACCAGGTCCCTTTACCCGCCAGAAGCGACCCAACATGAAGACCACCCCTCGCTCATACTCTCGCAGAATCTTCAGCGCAGAGGCCAGGAAGGCAATCAGCAAAAATAGAATAACCGCATAGAAGTAGAGCGTCATGATCACTTCTCCTTATCAGTCGGCATAACTTTCAGTATCAGTCCCTCTCTGCCGGTAATCTCTACCAGCTGATCTTTTTTCAGGGGTTGTGCAGAATGGGCCTGCCAAATCTCGCCATGGACTCTGATTTCACCTTCACCACTGAAGTCTTCAACCACCACACCTTCACTGGTCAGCATCTCCTCACGACCGCTTACCACCGGGCGGTTGCGTGATTTGATCGCCATGCCGATGACGAAGATCATGATGAAGGCGCTGCTGGCGGCGACGGCCAATATCAGTGGGAGTGATAGGCCATAACCAGCCTGGTCGGTATCGATAAGAATCAGTGAGCCGATGATGAAGGCAGCCACGCCACCAATACCCAGGGCGCCGAAACTGGGTACGAAGGCTTCCGCTGCCATCAGTGAGAGTCCGAGCAGGATCAATGCGACACCGGCATAATTGATCGGCAGCAGATGAAAGCCATAGAGGGCCAACAGCAGGGTGATAGCACCCACGGTACCGGGTACGATGGAACCGGGATTGGCAAATTCATAGATCAGACCATAGATACCCACCAGCATCAGGATATAGGCCAGGTTTGGATTGCTGATAATGCTCAACAACTGGCTTTGCCAATCAGGTAGATGTTTCTCCAGGATAATGTTTTGGGTATTCAGGCTCTTTTTGCCCAGCGGCAGCTGCACCTCTTTGCCATTCAGCTCAGCGAGCAGGGCATTGATGTCTGTCGCAACCAGATCAATCACACCCAGCTTCACGGCTTCCTCTGCCGAGAGACTGGCGGCCTCACGCACCGCCTTTTCCGCCCATTCGGCATTTCTGTTGCGCAGCTTGGCCAGGCTGCGTATGTAGGCGGCGGCATCGTTGATCGCTTTGCTGTTCTTGGCATCCATAGCAGGGGGTGGGGCACTCTCCTGCTCATCCTTTGGTTTGGATTTGTCAGGGCTGGTGTTCGGTGTGCCACCCAGGGTCACCGGTGTGGCGGCTCCCAGGTTGGTTGCCGGTGCCATAGCGGCGATATGGCTGGCGTAGAGTATGTAGGTGCCGGCACTGGCGGCCCGAGCCCCACTGGGGGCCACATAGGTGACCACGGGAACCCGGGAGGCGATAATGCGTTTGATGATGGCGCGCATCGAGGTGTCCAGCCCACCCGGAGTATCCATCTGCAGCAGCACCAGCTCTGTGGCCTCACTTTCCGCCTTGCTCAGTGATCTGTCCAGGTAGTCAGCCGTGGCGGGCCCGATGGTGCCGGAGACCTCAAGCAGGAGGGCCTTTGGGCTTTGGGTTTCAGCATACAGTGGGCCTGCACTACAGAAACAGAGGAAGAGAAACAATGACACAGCGTATTGAGCCACAATCCACTCCATGATGTTTGGAGACCTCTGACTCATCGTTATACCGGCGAATGTGTAATCCATCGACTTGATCAGTCTGGACCCCGATACCTTCAGAGGATGAAGCATGATTAAATCAAAGAGGCCTTTCTTATTATATTTTAGACCCATAGCCGGCTTTGGGTGTTCCCTAACACCGGTCAGCTTTGGACGAATAGATTTATACTTATGTTTATTAACTGTTTTTTTGTGAAGACAAATTCCATGCAGGGATGCAGATGCGTGGTATTGAACAGGTCAGGCTATGAAGCAATTTAATTTTTGTCCTCATTGTGGCAACGAGGGGTTGGATTGGCGTGAGGGAAAACAGTGGTTTTGTAACAATTGTGAGTTTACCTACTACCACAATTCTGCCGCTGCGGTCGGTGCAGTGCTGAGTTGTCAGGATGAGATCCTGTTGACCGTGAGAAAGCATAATCCCTGTCAGGGTAAGCTCGATCTGCCAGGCGGTTTTGTTGACTATCATGAATCTCTGGAAGTGGCCCTGAGTCGGGAGATCCGTGAAGAGTTGAATCTGCTTGTCAGCACCCAGAGTTGGCGTTACTTGTTCTCTTATGGCAATCGCTATCCCTATGCGGATATTCAATACTACACCACAGATTCATTTTTTCATTTGCAACTGGAGGATAAGCCGGAGATTGTTGTTGGTGATGATGTGGCTGAAATAAGATGGATGAAAACCAATCAGATTGCACTGGAGGATATTGGCCTTGACTCGGTACGGAATGCTGTAGAGCACTTTATAAAAACTGACTCTTAGATCAACAGAATGGGGAATTACGGTCCGAAATGGTTTGAATAAAGAGCTGAAATGTCATTGCCCACGAGCAGATGCCAATGGCAAATCAGGCCCGATAGTTTCCAGCCACATTTTCAGCGCTCTCGGGAATCCCCAGATGGACGCAGGTCAATTGCAGATCCTCATCGAAGCTGATATCGCAATAGAGGCGGTCGC
It encodes the following:
- a CDS encoding FkbM family methyltransferase, whose translation is MFEKLPATPDDFYQDIIGETLTAIKVNTFYDNFDAQRFNYDGVDRSMEWMAHERVVYFDWFYKNAVNLANAYSLLEDDKSKSLYLHIIAYRLASHFSVKLPVDFLDEESIAEYHKIEVSTESELEFTGAFGKLKHFDFVYDNKSYVIDCLGLSYYLQRKQYFYDRDGVSIKPEADDVVIDGGACLGDSAAVFSNAVGEKGKVYAFDPVKDHLDILQYNINQFPLKNVIIMPYGLSNENVDAEPITLNGYAPGFSPNNITAPLRTIDSLVDSGEIEKVDFIKLDVEGYEMDVLLGAAQSIQKFQPKLAISLYHKPNDIFELITYIRDTYPFYHLHIGHYTIHNEETVLYCAP
- a CDS encoding efflux RND transporter permease subunit: MFRFCIEKPVILTVAILILTLFGLLAIFSVPVQMIPDLDARLIKVSTTWPGASPQDVEKEIIIEQEQYLTRIPGLERVISTATTGNARIELEFPYTVSIDEALLDVNNALSQVDNYPENVRQPSIRAESFSSNSFMYFRLTPVSGNFSEDEVIALYDWAEEYVKRPMERVPGVSSVRLWGGAERQIKIHVDPLKLAERNISLLDVRNAIRARNRDVSGGDLDSGKRRYLLRTIGRFQSVEELNELVISERDGTFVRLKDLGHAELGFAEVRHYAYGAGKPQLAFAVNRQIGTNVIEIKQAMMTKVAELNAGVLQEKGLELVLNSDDVIYVTDAVEVVKHNLAIGAILALLVLFLFLRSVSGTLIGAMAIPICAIAAFLGLLIAGRTINVISLSGVAFAIGMTLDNNIVVAENIYRHLSKGTNRLQAALNGITEVWPAVLASTLTTVCVFLPILFIHEEAGQLYSDIAIAIAASILMSMLVAVTLVPAASSRFLSIHKESKNSSLDRLGASVSRWVLSLIHWLVQGYVRPLAVIVIVLAGAGAILYYLTPQTEYLPEGEEAKVFTIMFAPPGYNIDTMKEHYHSVEEQFLPQLGANPEQFAKGETDIPAMTFSVSFVNNTRVFSVRGVADRQQTDEFMEIASAMAGELPGLRSFSSKGSIFSGNFGGTRSINIDISGPELQSLFDAGLKVFLKSKQIFENPRVRPEPSNLTMGQPMLEVQPDWERAAELGIDTQDLGYAIWAYSDGAYVDEFFLDDDQIDMFLYSTQGNIEQPQDLESLMLYSSRGEIVPLSAIARLEESVNTETIRRVDGDRTITLSVIPPRDIPLEAGVEKVTEEILKGMKASGELPADIRLEISGASDQLSATREALFSNFIVAILIAYLLMVAVFSHWGYPLLIMTNLPVGISGGIAGLYLINLAGANLDQLGLNPINQPFDMITMLGFLVLIGTVVNNPILIVELTASNLKKKGMNIVEAVTEAVRIRLRPILMSTVTTVAGLSPLVFNPGAGTELYRGLGAIVLFGLLFSMIVTLTFMPALLALVFRVSDRLFSKQPKPLPD
- a CDS encoding efflux RND transporter periplasmic adaptor subunit → MKLSVLIIGLLCIANAVAAPPKKPSLVTVTEVVEQNLREEIPFSGTAEALQESPLSPRLSGVVNEVFVEEGERVEAGEKILSLDSVIATLEVVSAKAGLDEAIARHREAVRQKNEYQSLRRNKAVAASQLASAVADEEIAQASIAKQRAEVRRLEELLSRHLLTAPFSGIVAEKNVETGQWVKAESGVVKLVALDRIRIRASIPQRFFSRIEPDLKARIRFDSLPGEEFTGKVASMVAAGNRSTRTFPLLLLLDNPKSRIAPGMSARIFIELSGEQQASIMLPRDAIVLKADGSRIVWRVTGTESPFKVKQISVTTGRTQGNLVEILESSLNAGDRIVLLGNENLRPGQTVKIGQTE
- a CDS encoding beta-propeller domain-containing protein: MENRLSSTLRRLLFFGLVFAYSPFITAAVPSNQPSVTTSGEPADATMSWSLSTADTDQYTPLYDTEDAISVELSISVDAASVGAERNLYLVVRAQDNWHMRDSEGRWLNWNGQVDALVPFTRKTLSETETVEVHSGGPLPPAEFAVYGGYEAEDGSVIYNQDPLTFIVFDTDNPTLHRFRHNVMLEGYLSEAMIAAYATDRPLPDTSVDDFSPAPISNSPISLTNTQEQGVDEADLIKSDGVHFYRFGYCGSSTNTYFRSCLFTYAIEEQPASNRLLNEVGIPGESTVEGIYLLNQLGEGLSDMVVTVGGDTINDYVAFGFLGPVPIWEEPRYWSNGTSEVNLFRLDSADAPSHERTLSFDGAMISSRVIGNTLYLVTRYTPYIDGLDQYADYTGQFQHNRTLLENATLSQLTPTSTLGDEPEPLIDTESCYLAPSATVGMLDPTIINIIAVPLADPDSYQTSCFIGTSEVLYASQEAIYLVAQGAGQTLLDNGEYTSTNEVHKLALVGDSQSGMAAEYRGSAQVVGHLGYEPEYKSYRMGEYQGVFRIATSLGYLGSVNSSTSVTLLREVADGGRLEVAGRLDGLGRPGEVLYASRFIGNRGYLITFKKVDPLYVLDLSDPENPVSLGELEVSGYSEYLHPVGENYLLGIGKEAVDAVDSGDRGGLGFAWYQGVKVSLFDVSDPTMPTEVNSLILGGRGTHATILNQPHGFASLPQTDTLPMRFSIPVDLYDEPPTSSNPPPYVSWGWTHTGLYTFDIQLGDTPGVELVDRFVVRDSGLSGYSHGVWNDRSVILGDSVHYLHGGSLYSSNLPARE